The stretch of DNA TGGGGCCTGTAGCTCAATTGGTTAGAGCCAGCGGCTCATAACCGCTTGGTTGGGGGTTCGAGTCCCTCCGGGCCCACCATTAAGTAAAATAAATAGTTACATAGAAGTTTTTGGATTCTATCTCATTTGTTCTTCTGATTTTTCTTTCTTTTTATTAGAAAGCTTTTTGATTGTTCTATTTTAAATAGCCAAAAAGATTTTCATCTACGACATTTACGTCTTTTGGGATGATCCAAACTGCACTATCACGATGCAAGCTTTTACAAAAGAATGTGGTTCATAGATGTTTCAGATGTTTTCTTTTTACAAGCTGAAAATCCCTTCTTCTTTTGGTAAATGTTTGCGCAACTTATGTTCGGACATTATTAGGACTTGACCCATTGTATCTTTTTAAGTATTTCGATTTTTGTTCATGATAGATCTCTCTGCCGGTATTTCAAGGATGCTTTCACAGAGAAGGCGCCTTTCTTTGAAAGGCATGTTACAGAGTTATAGGTAGCGCTGCTGTTCATAAGAACTATACATTATTGCATTGTTATGTTCTTGCTTTGTGATATCGTTTAAAAACATAGATAGTGCTGTGTAGAATAAAATTGTGATATATTTTTCTTTCAAAATAAGCTTTTTTGTATTCTCTCACGTAAAGTTCAGCAACGTCTTTAGAGGTATTTTCACGTCGATTAGTTACTGGTTCGAATCGCAAGATCTGCGTAACATTATGAGCGTTATTGATAAAAGTGATAATACCAGTTTTTTCATAAAAAGGTCTGGACCGTGTGATGGTTTTTGTTTCGTCATGGTACATAATCAACAGAATTTCATCTGATTTTATAAAACAAGTTTGTATACAACTACTTCCATACTACCTATTGCAAATATTTTTTCTAAGGTATGTGGTATGCATAAACGCTTTGGCGTTATATAGTTTGACTACATGGAGTATAGCTATGAAGAATGACGAAAAATTTGAGGTTACTTTATCTGATATTATCGTGAAATGGGAGGCTTTATCTACAGCTCAAAAGAAAGAGATATTGAAAATAGTAGAAAGCTTTACAAATGCTGATCAGTCAACAGAATACTTAAAGCTTCAATCTTCTTTTTATCTCCAGACGAAATCAAAGCTATGAGTTTTAAATCTTCATCGGAGATGTTAAAACCAGTTATTACATATATGGCGCTAGCATTTCCGAGTGTGTTAAGAATAGCCATAAGTTTGTCTACAGAGGGTCTTTTCCCCCCGTTTATCATTTGTTGTACGTAGTTTTGTCCACAGCCTGCGGCTTTGCTTATTTCAATCATTGTGCGTCCATCACTTTTTATCAATTCAATTAAGCGTTGGAACCAATCTTTTTCAGTCTTTTTCATTTTTAGACCTTTACACATTTACGCTATAGCGTTAATATTGCACTGCGAATCCAGAATATATGATACAAGGAGCGTCAAAATATCCATGCGTAGCTTTTCGCTTATGAAGGGTATAGAGTTGTTTTTTACTAATAACAAAATGTCCGCATACACTTTCAGATTCGAATCAATAAAAAATGGTTGCTTAGTTCCACGATTGTGACAGAGTGGACGCGTATAACCAGAGACGGAAATACACTTGGTGTGTTTATGAAATGTCACTGATAGTATACGCAGCGCCATTATAAATCAAGATATACCCCAACATTGGCATTTGTAAGAAATTTCCGCGTTAAGATGATGTGCGGATATAGCGAGGCTTCACAGCTTTAAGGGTAAGGGGGTATGGCTGTTAGAAAAAATACAAATTTATGGACGAAGAACGTTTGTTTTCCTTTTGTTTTAATAGATTAGGTTACTGTTAGACGGTATATGCGCGTGTTAAGAGACTTTGGAAACATCAAAAAAAGTGATCATGATGATTTTATAGAGTATGAAGGTGTCCTCGGTCACGAAGGTGATTGTTGGGTAGAATCTAATACGAGTGGTAGATGCTGTATCGTAGATGAATGTGTTTTTGCTAACGTCATAGTTTATAACGATGCTCGTATTTTTCATGATAGCATTATTTATGATAGTGCACAGATATATTGTATATTGCCTGTTTCGAGCTTCATTTGTGTTTACAGAAATGCACTAGTATATGGTAGTTTAAAGGTTCGCAGTAGGCTACATGTTTACGAAAAGACAAAGATTTACTGTAATTTCAAGATTAGTAGCAATGTACATGTTGACGGCGGTGTTCGTGTATATAGCAATGCCCAAGTTTATAACTCTGTAGAGATTTCCAAAAATTCTAAAACTTATGTTAACGCTTTAGTTTGCGATTATGCAACGATTCATGGGAAGGCACAAGTTTACGGTCATGCTGAGGTTTGTGGCTATGAAGATTGCTGCAATGATAATGAGATTCGCATAGGTAGCTACGTTTTACATGATATAAAAGAGGTAAAAAAGAACGATGTGGGGAAGGCGTCTATCGGGTTTGTTGTGCTGTTAGCATCGTTTGAAATCGTTTTTATCTTGATGTTTTATGTAAATAAATACGGTGCAAATAATTGGCGAGAAGGTATGGATTTTTGCAGCTTTTATAGGGCTGTTTTGCATCATTTGTCAGTGTGTTTTTATGGAGAAAATAAAGGGTACCGAGTGCGATTTTTTGTACTTGGCATATGTCGTTTTGTCTTCTTTTTTTGATGGAGGGCGAAATAAAACAAATTGATCGAGATGATTGATTTAATAGCAACTAAAGGAGATCAAAATGAGTTTGAATGAAATTTTATTAGGAGCTGTGTTTGTTGTTTTGCTTTTTAGTGGGATTATGTTTCGGTTGGTTTTTTATTATTGTGATCAGGTTAAAGCCCTTAAAGAAGAGGCAAGAAAGATAAAGTATGAGTTTTTAAGGGATTCTATGAAAATAACTGAAGAACGAGATAGGGCAATTAGAGAGCAAAACATGGTGATTAAAAGACGTGAACAAACAATTGAAAAACTGAAAAAACAAATTAAACAGTACGAGGAAGTCATGAAGCAACATCATGAAACGATTAAATTTGAAGATGACGCGAAAAAGTGATTGTATTCGTATTTTGCATCCGATCTGTGCATTAAAAATTTTTGGAAACGTTGTAGAGCGGTGCTTAAAGAGGTTGAGGATAGCGGGAGAGGTAAACCTTCACTATATGAAAGTGACGAATGAGTTAGTGGTGAGCTTATGTTTTTGGATAATTTTTCAGTTTACTCCAATGTTATGGTTTATGAAAGCACTCAAGTCTATGGGAAGGTTGTTGTTAGTGGCAATGTAAAAATTTGTAGTGATGTATATGTTGCTGAAAAAAGTTTTGGAGGTAGTAGGCTTTTTGGGGAGGATGAGGTATATGATGGGAAAATAGCCTTAACCAACAGCATAAAAAAGGTATGGAAGTAGCAAGAAAGAAGGATGCCTATTTTTTTGTGAAGGTATGACGCAGACATATTTGTTATGATGATCCGACTCCAAAATAGAGAAAGAAAGATGTACACAGAAAATATTAGGTATCTGGCGGAAAATTATATTCATAATTTATATGTGTTCTATTACGTTTATTACTATTACGAAAAGACAGAAGATTTGAGAAATTTGCTGGTTGATAGATTCAAGAGTAGTTTAATTGTCGGTTTGAAGACAGGAATAGCATTTGTAAAAAGCTTTATTTAATGTTACTTTGTATATTAGGAATTACAAAAAAGCTCTTCTATTGAGGGAAAATAAGCTCCCTTTATTCATCACCAAAATGTGGTGTGAAATTCCAACCATACAAAGTAAAAAAATTCATTAATAGTAAAGAACGTTAGGGTTGTAGTTCTTTAATAAGTGCTTTATGCGTAATTTCTTTTATTTGCTCAATATTTATCAGGATATCCTGTTTCGTTGGATAGCCTTTACTAGAAAAAGCGATTTTTTGTTCATCTCCTGAGATTAGACGCCAGTACCATTGATTGTGAACTCCTTGAAACACCTCAAAAAACATGCTTTCCACCTCATAAAATAGCCGATAATTTGCAGGATAAATATTTAACCAATTTGACTATAAAAATTAAGGTATGTCTCTATAGTGAGTAGTCAATATATTCCCCTTCATTTTTTTGATCTCAAACAATAGTTTCTATGAGAACCGTATCTTGTAACAAGAAAATATTTATTGTCAATAATGCATAAATAGGTATTTTATACTATAAAAATTATTTTTGTAATTTTAATTATGTTATATTTCTATTTTTATTAGAAACTTCTTTTGTTTTTGTTAATAAGATAGCCTCAAATATTTTATTATAGAAATAAAATTTATAAAATGCATCAGGTTTTACCAGCATAGGAAAAGTAGAAGCGTTTCTTTCCGTGCTGATAAAGTTTGCATTTATTTTGTTATTCTTTGTGATAAGGATATCTATTGATTAGCTATAATCTCTTTTTGCGATACACTTCGAATGAGCAAATCAATGAACAAGCTAAGAGTGTAGGAATTGGCCATTTTTGCCTTCATATCAATCAGAGATGTTGCAACCTTTGGGGTAAGGCTATTAGAGAAGCCTTGTTTTGACAAATATTGCTGCAACTTTTCATAAGAGCTATCAATTTTTTCTTGATTTGATTTTTCACCATGATCATTGCTTGCGAGAATCTCTTCAAGCCCCTCAATTTTTTTTATGAAATAGTTCCAGTCAAAGTCACCTTTTGTATATTCGCTGTCAAACATTTTTCCCTGTCCCGTTAAAAGCCAATTAATATTGACACCGTACAGCGTGCGATATGTTTGTAATACACTAAGATTAGGTTCTCTTTCTCCACGCTCATAAAAAGCGATGGAGTTTTTTGTCATGCTAAAACTTTTAGCTAGTGCTTCACGTGATGGATCCCCTAAAGCAAGGCGTACATAACGTAAACGTTTTCCAAATATAGTTTTTGACTCAGTTTCAGGACGTGCCACGAATTATCTCCCTCAGTAAATCATCATGGTATCGGTTTTGACCGATAAAGGCACACTATGTATTAATATCTCATGATGTAATGTCAACATTTATAACTTTATTTCTCTTTATTTTTTTTAATTTTAATGGATAGAAAGTGATTTTTGGCTTTATTGTATGACATCTTGTTTAAGATTAATATAGATTTCAAATAGAATTAACGAATCTTCTCTTGTTTTTTCTGCAGGAAATTCCATATAGATTCGCCATGTAGATTCTATCTATTTTTGCGTTAATTAATAGATATTTTTGCGTTAATTAATAGATATAATCTTCCGCTCTGTATCATATTCAATCTGCACCATAGAAGATGAATTAAAGAAATAAATTTTGAGGAATGATCATGGCCCTATTAGGCTATTTTAGATGGGCTTTTTTTTTCACGATTGTTGGCATTTTTATGGGAGGGGCTATTGGTTGGTTTGAAACAGGAAGTGTTACTGGTTTTCTTAAATATTTTTTTATTTGCTGTGTTTTAGGAATTTTGGAAATTTCTTTATCTTTTGATAATTCCATTATTAATGCACGTATTCTTGGAAAAATGGATCCGTTATGGCGCGGTCGTTTTTTGGTATGGGGCATTTTGGTGGCTGTGTTTGGGATGCGGATTGTTTTTCCGTTATTGGTGGTTGCCGTTGCTGTTGGGATTAATCCAATTTCGGCAGTAAAATTAGCGATATGGGAACCACATCGATATGCCGCAATCTTAACAGATTCTCATGTGGGAATTGCGGCTTTTGGAGGAACTTTCCTCATGATGGTTGGTTTGAAATATTTTTTTGATCCTGAAAAAGACGTGCATTGGCTTTCTTTTATAGAGAAATCTGCTCAAAAGTTTGGGGCTCTTGGTGGTATTGATATTGCAATCGTTTTGACTTTGATATTGTTCTTTTCAGAACAGATTGTAACAGAAAATAAAATGACTTTTTTACTTGCTAGCCTTTATGGACTTTTGACGTTTATAGGTGTCGACGTTGTCAGTTCGCTTTTGGATACTCCAAAAACATCGTTAACTACGATTGCAAAAGGGGGAGCCGGTGCATTTCTATATCTAGAAATTTTAGATGCTAGTTTTTCTTTTGATGGCGTTGTTGGGGCTTTTGCTTTTTCACACAATCTTTTTATTATTGCAATTGGTCTTGGCATAGGTGCATTTTATGTTCGTTCTATGACGATTATGTTGGTCGAATCAGGGATGTTGTTGCATTATCGTTATTTGGAGCATGGTGCTTTTTATGCAATTTTGGTACTTGCAGTGATTATGTATCTGCAAACTATTATATCGATTCCTGAAGTATTTACAGGACTAGTGGGGGTCTCTATTATTGGAATGGCATTTTATTCTTCTCTTCGTTTTAAGGGTCATCTATCTGAATAAGCATGTTGTGTCTGAATGAATTTAAAATTTTTTTATGCGTTGCAATAGCAGGATAAAAGAAGATATTTTAGGAGGACATTAAGAGCTCTATACCGGATTTGTTCATATTTTTAAGCATTGTATTAAGTGATCCGTTTAGATCAATACCAGCACAGGCGTTTAATGAAACGCTGACTTTAAAGCCGCATTGTATGGCGTGAAGTGCAGAAAATCCCACACAGAAATCGGTTGCTAAGCCACACATGGTGAGCTTAGTAAAACCATGTTCTTTGAGATAAACTTGTAAGCCTGTTGGTGTTTTTTGATCATTTTCAAAAAAGGCCGAATAGCTATCAATTTTTTGATTATAGCCTTTTCTAAGGATGAGTTGTGCTTTCTCAGCTCTGAGAGATGTATGAAACTCTGCTCCTTGTGTTCCTTGTATGCAATGATCCGGCCAAAGTATTTGAGGGCCGTACTCAAGGTTGACGGTATCATAGGGTATTTTTTCAGGATAGGAGGAAGCGAAGCTGCAATGGTTTTTAGGATGCCAGTCTTGGGTTAAAATGACATGATCAAAATGGTCTATGAGATTATTGACAGCCGGTAAAATGGTATCACTTTGTGGTACTGCAAGTGCTCCACCTGGTAAGAAGTCATTTTGCACATCAATGACGATTAAGGCTTTTTTTTCCATGAATATATTCCTGTTAGGAGACTTGCGTTTATGGTATTTTAAAAGGCTTGAAGTTTTGAGACAATCTCATGGATATTGGTATTATTTTTATAATTATCAAGCCAAAAAAGAGGAGTAGATAAGTTTTTACAATTTGTTTTATAATTTTTTATAAATTGCAACCATGTACCAATGGGAAGTGCACTGTAGTCATTAATCGCTACGTGATGGCGCAAAGCTTGCATGATCTTCAAGCTTGGGACGTCAGATCCCATAAGGCGGCGTTCATTCTGTAAGCGTAACTTAAGCCACATCAATGCAAGGGGTGAAGTCCATTGTTTCCCGTAACACAAAATTGATGAAAAAAAGGAAGGGTTTTTTACTGCATAATGTAAAGCCCACAAAGCAAAAAAAGAGGGGGCATAGAGAACTGTTTTTTGGGGTGATACATTATTGCATTGGTAAGTCGGCTTAATACGATAAAAACACACTGTTATATCTGGTAGGAAAAAAAGAGGCGATGTTTGATAACACGCTTCAGGTACAGCTAAAAAAATTTTCTTTTTTCTCTTCGAAGAGGTGTTTTTTTGCATTCAGAACCGTAATAGGGCTTGTGAGATTAGAAAAAGTGTATCAATATAGTGAGAAGCTTTTAATATAGCGCAAGCGCTGCTTATCGCGTAGTTTAAGAAAAGCAATTTTTTCAAAGTTTTAACCTTTAATACCGCACAATATAAAGAGAAATTTATGGCACGTCAATTTATCTATCACATGGCTGGGCTTAATAAAGTTTATGGCAATAAAAAAATTTTAGAGAACATTCATTTGTCTTTTTATCCAGATGCAAAGATCGGTATTTTAGGACCGAATGGTGCAGGTAAATCAACCATTTTACGTATTATGGCTGGGCTAGATAAGGAATATACAGGAGAGGCATGGCTTTCTGAAGGGGCACGTTGTGGTTATCTACCGCAAGAACCTCTTCTTGATGCAAGTAAAAATGTGCGCGGCAATGTGATGGAAGGTGTTGCGGATAAGCAGGCCATTGTCGAGCGTTATAATGCGTTAATGATGAATTATAGTGAAGAAACGGCTGATGAAAGTGCACGACTTCAGGATATTATCGATAGCCAGAATCTTTGGGATTTAGAAAGTCAAGTGGAAATGGCTATGGCTGCTCTTGGTTGTCCACCAGCAAATGAGGATGTGGCAAAACTTTCAGGAGGTGAGAAGCGGCGTGTTGCTCTTTGTAAATTACTTTTGTCAAAACCCGACTTATTGCTTTTGGATGAACCGACAAACCATTTGGATGCTGAAACTACAGCTTGGCTTGAAAGGCATCTACGTGAATATTCTGGTGCGGTGCTTTTGATTACGCATGATCGTTATTTTCTCGACAATGTAACGGGTTGGATTTTAGAATTAGATCGCGGTAAAGGTATTCCTTATGAGGGGAATTATTCCGCTTATTTGGGGGCGAAAGCTAAGCGTTTGGCTCAGGAAGGTCGTGAAGAGGCTGCTCGTCAGCGTGCATTGTCACGTGAGCAAGAATGGATAGCTTCTAGCCCAAAAGGGCGGCAAGCAAAATCAAAGGCTCGAATTAAGGCCTATGATGAGTTAGTTCAGGCTGCACGTGAGCGTTGTCCTGGAGAGGCGCAAATCATTATTCCCATTGGAGAAAGATTAGGGCAGGTTGTCATTGAAGTTGAGAATCTCTCTAAAGCATATGGTGAGCGTGTGTTAATTGATGATCTCTCTTTTAAACTTCCTGCTGGTGGTATTGTTGGAGTCATTGGTGCTAATGGTATGGGAAAATCTACCTTGTTTAAAATGTTGACGGGACAGGAACCACCGGATTCAGGTCAAATACGCATCGGTGAAACAGTTCACATGAGTTACGTTGATCAGAATCGCGATTCGTTGGCCGGCGATAAAACCGTTTTTGAAGAAATCTCTGGTGGGAATGATATTATTAAGTTGGGGAAATATGAGATGAATAGTCGTGCTTATTGTGGTGCGTTTAATTTCAAGGGTGCAGATCAACAGCAGAAGGTGGCGAATTTATCAGGAGGGCAACGCAATCGTGTACATTTGGCTAAACTTTTAAAGGAAGGAGGCAATGTTCTTCTTCTTGACGAGCCTACAAATGATCTTGATACAGAAACTTTGGGTGCATTGGAAGATGCATTGGAAAATTTTGCTGGTTGTGCAGTAATCATATCACACGATCGTATGTTTCTTGATCGATTGGCAACGCATATTTTGGCCTTTGAAGGTGATGGTCATGTGGAATGGTTTGAAGGTAATTTTGCCGAATATGAGGCTGATAAGGTTCGCCGTCTCGGCGCAGAATCTCTTAATCTTAAGCGTGTAAATTATAAGCCGTTTACACGCTAGAATTTTATATTTTGTATAATTGGATTGAGAAAATAAAGATGGTGTCTGATATTATCTTTATTTTTAAATGAGAGTGCGTGCACCATGTTGAAAAGTTTTATTCATCGCATTTCATAAGATAGAAATAAGAATGTAGAATTTTGATTATATTCTTCATGGGATATGTATCATGCTTTATATGCCAGTTACGTGTATGAGCACCCAGTACTTATAAAATTATAAGGGAGAGTTGTAAGTTTTTGTACACAGTTTTGCGATTGCAGTATCAATATTTTCTCTAGAATCACGAGAATAAAGGGGCCGTTAGTTTTGGAGTTGCTTGTTGTTCAGCTTGTCAGAAAACAATATAAATAGAAGTGATGCAACTCTATGCCTTCTGCTTGGTTTTCTATTAATAGGAATAAATGCTTATCTGAGCAGTAAGGAATATGATGAAAAAAATAGTAAGTTTGGATGCAATGATTGTACTCCTGAAAACGATGGCAGAGACAAGTCGTTTGCGTGTTCTTGTACTTTTGTGCTACGAAGATTTAACGATTTCTGATTTTACTTTTATCCTTGCTCAGTCGCAATCGCGTGTTTTATGGCATTTACGTTTATTGTACGAGGCACGGTTGATTGAGCGTTATCAGACGGGAGATCGGATTTATTTTAAGCTTTGTCGTGGTTGTTGGGGTAAAGATATTGTAATGGCCGCTCTTTCAGCTTTGTCAAAGCATGATGTGAAGCTGGTACACGATTTAGCGCGTTTGGTGGAGGTTAAAAAGCAGCACCGAAAAAAGGAAAAGAAATATTTTTTACAAAATAAAGCGCAATGGG from Bartonella taylorii encodes:
- a CDS encoding helix-turn-helix domain-containing protein gives rise to the protein MKKTEKDWFQRLIELIKSDGRTMIEISKAAGCGQNYVQQMINGGKRPSVDKLMAILNTLGNASAIYVITGFNISDEDLKLIALISSGDKKKIEALSILLTDQHL
- a CDS encoding YegP family protein; the encoded protein is MFFEVFQGVHNQWYWRLISGDEQKIAFSSKGYPTKQDILINIEQIKEITHKALIKELQP
- a CDS encoding helix-turn-helix domain-containing protein, whose product is MARPETESKTIFGKRLRYVRLALGDPSREALAKSFSMTKNSIAFYERGEREPNLSVLQTYRTLYGVNINWLLTGQGKMFDSEYTKGDFDWNYFIKKIEGLEEILASNDHGEKSNQEKIDSSYEKLQQYLSKQGFSNSLTPKVATSLIDMKAKMANSYTLSLFIDLLIRSVSQKEIIANQ
- the pncA gene encoding bifunctional nicotinamidase/pyrazinamidase encodes the protein MEKKALIVIDVQNDFLPGGALAVPQSDTILPAVNNLIDHFDHVILTQDWHPKNHCSFASSYPEKIPYDTVNLEYGPQILWPDHCIQGTQGAEFHTSLRAEKAQLILRKGYNQKIDSYSAFFENDQKTPTGLQVYLKEHGFTKLTMCGLATDFCVGFSALHAIQCGFKVSVSLNACAGIDLNGSLNTMLKNMNKSGIELLMSS
- the ettA gene encoding energy-dependent translational throttle protein EttA, producing MARQFIYHMAGLNKVYGNKKILENIHLSFYPDAKIGILGPNGAGKSTILRIMAGLDKEYTGEAWLSEGARCGYLPQEPLLDASKNVRGNVMEGVADKQAIVERYNALMMNYSEETADESARLQDIIDSQNLWDLESQVEMAMAALGCPPANEDVAKLSGGEKRRVALCKLLLSKPDLLLLDEPTNHLDAETTAWLERHLREYSGAVLLITHDRYFLDNVTGWILELDRGKGIPYEGNYSAYLGAKAKRLAQEGREEAARQRALSREQEWIASSPKGRQAKSKARIKAYDELVQAARERCPGEAQIIIPIGERLGQVVIEVENLSKAYGERVLIDDLSFKLPAGGIVGVIGANGMGKSTLFKMLTGQEPPDSGQIRIGETVHMSYVDQNRDSLAGDKTVFEEISGGNDIIKLGKYEMNSRAYCGAFNFKGADQQQKVANLSGGQRNRVHLAKLLKEGGNVLLLDEPTNDLDTETLGALEDALENFAGCAVIISHDRMFLDRLATHILAFEGDGHVEWFEGNFAEYEADKVRRLGAESLNLKRVNYKPFTR